The sequence below is a genomic window from Flagellimonas marinaquae.
AAATACCTGAAAAACAGAATGTTATAAAACAAAAAAGCCTCATAAAATGAGGCTTTTGCGGTCTGGACGGGACTCGAACCCGCGACCCCCTGCGTGACAGGCAGGTATTCTAACCAACTGAACTACCAGACCAATGATTTTATCTTTTCAAGACTCCGACAACAGTCGGATTCAAATCTTGTTCATTTGCTTTTTTAAAGCGAGTGCAAATATACATTCTCATTTCGGATATGACAAAACATTTTTTTAAAAAAAATGATCAAGCAAATTTCTGCCGCTCTATCATAAAGGAATTCAGGACTTGGGAGAAGTCCGAGCGAACATCCACCCCCACATATTTGATTTGGTACTGTGCGCATTTCAGTTTCAGGTCCTTCTGGTATTGCAACACTTTTTCTGAATATGCCTTTTTAATGGAATCTGCATACAAATCTATCTGTTCGCCAGTTTCTACATCCACAAAACGTTTGGGTGAATTGTCAAAATCAAAATTGAGCTCATGCTCTTTATCCAACAGTTGAAAAAGAACCACGGAATGTTTGTTGTATTTAAGATGACGCAGGGCTTCAAACAGTTTTTCCTCTTCGGTTTCCGTCTGGAACATATCGGTAAACAGAAAAATCAAGCTTCTCCGATGGATTTTTTCGGCAATTTGATGCAGAAACGTATAGGTTTTGGTCTCCTTCGTATCCTTTTTATGGGAAGCAACTTCGTTCAATTTGGAGTACAGCATCTGAAAATGACGCTCACTGTTTTTTTCGGAAGCATAAAAATCATACGTATCAGAATAAATACTTAGCCCAACGGCATCCCGTTGTTTTTTTAAGACTTGCATCAAAGCCGCAATGGAAAGCGCCCCAAAACCAATTTTGTTGAGGTTCTCCAAGGAATATTCCTTTACTTCGGGGTAATACATGGAGGCGGAATTGTCCAAGATCATATGGCAGCGCAGGTTGGTCTCGTCCTCAAATCGTTTGGTGTAGAGTCGGTCCGTGCGAGCGAAAAGTTTCCAATCAATATGTTTGGTGCTTTGCCCTGGGTTGTAAATTTTGTGTTCCGCGAACTCTGCAGAAAATCCATGGAATGGACTTTTATGAATGCCACTGATAAAACCCTCGACAATCTGGTTGGCCAAAAGTTCAAGGTTTTGGAAAAGTTTTGCTTTGCTAAGTTCCGATCGTAGGTCCATAACTGATTTCTGAAGACAAGATAAAATAAAAAAGGCTTGGCATTTGCCAAACCTTTTTTAAAATCCGTATTTCTACGTTTTTTTACAAAGCTGCATCAATTGCATCCGTGTACACTTTTTTAGGAGATACCCCTACTTGACGGTTGATTACCTCACCATCTTTAAATACCAAAACGGTAGGGATATTGCGAACACCGTACTTGGCCGCAAATTGTTGGTTGGCATCAACATCAACCTTACCCACAACAGCTTTGCCATCGTATTCTTGTCCAACTTCTTCAATGATCGGACCTACCATTCTACAAGGCCCGCACCATGCTGCCCAAAAATCTACTAGGACAGGCTTGTCACTTTTCAAAACTACTTCGTCAAAAGTTGCATCTGTTATTTCTAGTGCCATCTTATTAATTTTAATATTATGCAAAGTTAGTCAAATAATGCCCACGTAACTTACATCCGGTACATTCGTTTTAATTATTGCACTATTGGCATTAATTATACCTAGTTCAATTTATAATGAATTTCATTGGCTTCCAGTTCGGAAAGCAACTCGCTGTTGATCTTTACCTTTTGTTTTCGACTCGATAGTTTTAGTTTGATTTCTTCTTGCATCTCGTAAATCACAAAACTAATAGGATGGTCGCCTTTGTGCATGGTTAAAGTGTCCTTTAAGGTTTTTATGCGCTGTTCCTGTAATCGATCTATGTTGAGTTTGATGGTCAACTTTTTCGCAAAGGCATCCATTACATCCTGAAGCTGTTTAAAATCGTTGAACTGGAGCCTTGGCTCTCCTTTTTTGCCCGTATCGCGGTTCACCCATCCTTCGCGAACAAAGGCCCTAACATGTACAAATGAATTGATCATTAAAAAATGCCGGAACTTTAAGTATTCTTCTCCAAAAATCCGTAGTTCGTAGGATTCATTATAATCTTCCAATGTAAAAAGTCCCCAGCCTTTGCCATTTTTGGATACCCTATGCTGAACATCGGTAATAACACCTGCAACGGTAAGTTCTCGATTTACATATTCGTCCAAACGGGAGAAATCGCTCACCGTGTTCTTGCAGAACGCTTTGATCTCTTTTTTAAAATCATCCAACGGGTGGCCGGAAATATAAATGCCGACCACTTCTTTCTCGCGTCGCAGTTTTTCCATGGTTCCCCATTCTTCGCAAGGAGGAACAATGGGCTCTGGAATCTGCACATCGCTCGCTTCGCCAAAAAGGCTTACTTGGGATGAATTTTGATTCTCCTGAAACTTGGAACCGTACTTGACAGCTTTTTCCAAGAACGTGATGCCATCGCCCTCATCATGGAAATATTGGGCTCGGTGAGTGTTTCCGAAAGAGTCGAAGCCTCCTGCCAACGCCAAGTTTTCGAACGCTTTTTTGTTGGCAGCCCTTAGATCTACCCTTTTGGCCATATCAAAAATTGATCTGTACGCCCCTCCTTCTTTCCGGTTTTCCACTATGGTCTCTACGGCAGAGCGCCCTACTCCTTTTATGGCACCCATGCCAAAGCGGACGGCATTATCCTTGTTGACCGCAAATTTATAGTAGGATTCGTTAACGTCAGGGCCCAAAACTTCCAGTCCCATTCGTTTACACTCCTCCATAAAAAAGGTGACCTGCTTAATATCGTTCATGTTGTTGGACAGCACGGCCGCCATATATTCGGCAGGATAGTGGGCTTTTAAATAGGCCGTTTGGTAGGCTATGTAGGCGTAACAAGTGGAGTGACTTTTGTTGAAGGCATAAGAGGCAAAGGCTTCCCAATCCTTCCAGATTTTTTCCAAAACATCCCGTGGATGTCCATTTTTTTCGCCACCGTCCAAAAACTGGGGTTTTAGTTTTTCCAGCAGGGCAAAAATCTTTTTACCCATGGCCTTTCGGAGTACATCCGCATCACCTTTGGAGAAACCGGCCAGCTTTTGTGAGAGCAGCATTACCTGCTCTTGGTATACGGTAATTCCGTAGGTCTCCTTAAGGTATTCTTCCATGTCGGGAAGATCATAGGTGATTTCTTCTTCCCCATGTTTACGGGCGATAAAGCTTGGGATGTATTCCATGGGTCCCGGTCGGTAGAGGGCGTTCATGGCAATCAAATCATCAAAAACCGTAGGTTTTAGGTTTTTCATGTGTTTTTGCATCCCAGGGGATTCGTATTGGAATATCCCTACCGTATCTCCTCGTTGGAAAAGCTCGTATGTTTTTTCATCATCCAATGGAAAATCATCGGGTACCAGATCTATCCCTGTTCTCGCTTTTACAATTTTGACGGTGTCCTTGATCAGGGTCAAGGTTTTTAGTCCCAAGAAATCCATTTTTAGCAGACCTGCACTTTCCACTACGGAGTTGTCGAACTGGGTTACGTACAGATCGGAATCCTTGGCAACGGATACGGGAACAAAGTTGGTAATATCGTCCGGTGTAATGATCACCCCACAAGCATGAATG
It includes:
- a CDS encoding DUF58 domain-containing protein, with protein sequence MDLRSELSKAKLFQNLELLANQIVEGFISGIHKSPFHGFSAEFAEHKIYNPGQSTKHIDWKLFARTDRLYTKRFEDETNLRCHMILDNSASMYYPEVKEYSLENLNKIGFGALSIAALMQVLKKQRDAVGLSIYSDTYDFYASEKNSERHFQMLYSKLNEVASHKKDTKETKTYTFLHQIAEKIHRRSLIFLFTDMFQTETEEEKLFEALRHLKYNKHSVVLFQLLDKEHELNFDFDNSPKRFVDVETGEQIDLYADSIKKAYSEKVLQYQKDLKLKCAQYQIKYVGVDVRSDFSQVLNSFMIERQKFA
- the trxA gene encoding thioredoxin — encoded protein: MALEITDATFDEVVLKSDKPVLVDFWAAWCGPCRMVGPIIEEVGQEYDGKAVVGKVDVDANQQFAAKYGVRNIPTVLVFKDGEVINRQVGVSPKKVYTDAIDAAL